In Raphanus sativus cultivar WK10039 unplaced genomic scaffold, ASM80110v3 Scaffold2051, whole genome shotgun sequence, a single genomic region encodes these proteins:
- the LOC130505163 gene encoding uncharacterized protein LOC130505163: MEYGSGSSRRRPKSGRKLCSCALEATIYQAWTEKNPGRRFYGCPRYKEPNGCNFFSWFDKEDGTLWQKRALLEARDEIREQSLVIEQLKETIAELRSNLEKKENEDEIVRKFEDFFV, encoded by the exons ATGGAATATGGTTCGGGATCGTCCAGGAGAAGGCCAAAATCTGGTCGGAAATTGTGCTCATGTGCCTTAGAGGCGACCATATATCAAGCTTGGACAGAGAAGAACCCAGGGCGACGATTTTATGGATGTCCGCGGTACAAG GAGCCAAATGGATGCAACTTcttctcctggtttgataaagagGATGGTACATTATGGCAAAAAAGAGCTTTGCTTGAAGCCCGGGATGAGATCCGAGAGCAGAGTCTGGTGATTGAGCAGTTGAAGGAAACAATTGCGGAACTGAGAAGCAAtttggagaagaaagaaaatgaagatgagATTGTTAGGAAGTTTGAAGACTTCTTTGTTTAA